From the Fundidesulfovibrio magnetotacticus genome, the window AATAGAGCACTTTCTCAAGATCCACCATGGTCATGTCGAGCAGGGTGCCGATCTTGGAGGGCAGGGTCTTCAGGAACCAGATGTGGGCCACGGGAGCGGCCAGCTCGATGTGGCCCATGCGCTCGCGGCGGACCTTGGAGGCGATGACCTCCACGCCGCACTTCTCGCACACGATGCCGCGGTGCTTCATGCGCTTGTACTTGCCGCAGTTGCACTCGTAGTCCTTCACGGGGCCGAAGATCTTGGCGCAGAAGAGGCCGTCGCGCTCCGGCTTGAAGGTGCGGTAGTTGATGGTCTCGGGCTTCTTCACCTCGCCGAAGCTCCACTCGCGGATCTTCTCGGGGGAGGCGATGGATATCTTGATGGCCTTGAGCGTGCGGCTGGAGAGCTGCGTCGCCGCGGTGCCTCTCATGCTGAACAGGTCGTCCAGGGACATGGTCACCCTCGCGTGGTTGATGGGTCGTCCAGTCTTTGTATCGTGGCCGGTCCCCGGGCAAGCCCGGGGACCGGATCAATCGGCGCGTCGTCGGACCGTGCCCCCTAGCGTCGGGCGGCGGCCTTCATCTTCTTTTCGTCCTGGATGAGGTCCACGTCCAGGCCAAGGCTCATGAGCTCCTTGACCAGAACGTTGAAGGACTCGGGCAGCCCCGCTTCCAGGAAGTTGTCGCCCTTGACGATCTTCTCGTACATCTTCACGCGTCCGCCCACGTCGTCGGACTTGACGGTGAGGAACTCCTGCAGAAGGTACGAGGCGCCGTAGGCCTCCAAAGCCCAGACTTCCATTTCGCCCAGTCGCTGGCCGCCGAACTGGGCCTTGCCGCCCAACGGCTGCTGGGTGACCAGCGAGTATGGGCCCGTGGAACGGGCGTGTATCTTTTCATCCACCAGGTGGTGGAGTTTCAGCATGTACATGATGCCCACGGTGACGGAGCGGTGGAAGGCCTCGCCGGTGCGTCCGTCGTAGAGCCTGGCCTTGCCGTCCTCGGGCAGGCCGGCCTTCACGAGCCAGCCCCAGATCTCTTCCTCGGAAGCGCCGTCGAACACCGGGGTCTTGCAGACGATGCCCTGGCGCAGCTTCTTCACGGCGGCCACGAACTCGGCGTCTTCGAGCTCGTCCACCAGCTTGTCGGTGAGCGGCGACTCGAAGGTTTTCTTCACCTGTTCGCGCAGGTCCTTTACGTGGAGGCCCTGCTCCACCATGGTGGCCAGCTGGTGTCCCAGCTCCTTGGCGGCCCAGCCCAGGTGGGTCTCCATGATCTGGCCGATGTTCATGCGCGAGGGCACGCCCAGGGGGTTGAGCACGATGTCCACGGGGGAGCCGTCGGCGAAGAAGGGCATGTCCTCGGCGGGCAGGATGCAGGAGACGACGCCCTTGTTGCCGTGGCGGCCGGCCATCTTGTCGCCCACCTGGAGCTTGCGCTTCACGGCGACGTAGACCTTGACCATCTTGATCACGCCCGGTGGCAGATCGTCGCCTTCCACGGCCTTGCCGCGCTTGGACTCGTAGACATCCTTCACGAAGCGCACCTGGCGCTCGTAGGATTCCAGCAGGTCCGCGATGCGGTCGTTGATGTCCTTGGACTGGAAGAGGTTGGCCAGCTTCTTCACGGGCAGGGTGTCGAACACGTCCTGGCGGATGGGGTGTCCGGCCTCCACGAGCACTTCGCCCTTCTTCTTGCCCATGAGCGTCTGCCCGATGGATTTGCCCTGGGCGAACTCCCAGATGCGCGCGCGCATCTGGGTGGTGATGCCGTCGATGTGCTGGCCTTCCTTGATGTCGATCTTGTTGAGCTCAGCATCCTCGATCTGCTTGGTGCGGTCGTCCTTCTCGCCGGAGCGGCGGTTGAAGACGCGCACGTCGATCACCGTGCCCTCGATGCCGGGCGGCACCTTGAGGGAGGTGTTCTTCACGTCGCGGGCCTTGTCGCCGAAGATGGCGCGCAGGAGCTTCTCTTCGGGGGTGAGCTGGGTTTCGCCCTTGGGGGTGATCTTGCCCACCAGGATGTCCTCGGGCTTCACCTTGGCGCCGATGCGGATGATGCCGCAGTCGTCGAGGTTCTTGAGCATCTCCTCGCCGACGTTGGGGATGTCCCTGGTGATTTCCTCGGGGCCCAGTTTGGTGTCGCGGGCCACCACCTCGAACTCCTCGATGTGCATGGAGGTGAAGACGTCTTCCTTCACCACGCGCTCGGAGATGAGGATGGAGTCCTCGAAGTTGTAGCCGCACCAGGGCATGAAGGCGACGAGCAGGTTCTTGCCGAGGGCCAGTTCGCCGTCGCGGATGCCGGGGCCGTCGGCCAGCACGTCGCCCTTCTTCACGCGCTGGTTCACCAGCACGCGGGGCTGCTGTCCGAAGCAGGTGTTCTGGTTGGACTTGTGGAACTTGAGCAGCTCGTAAGCCTTCACGCCGCCGGTCTGGGGCGAGAGGCCGTTGTCGTAACGCACCACGATGCGCTCGGCGTCGGCGTAGTGCACCACGCCGTTCTCCTCGGCCAGCAGGCAGGATCCGGAGTCCTGGGCCACCGCGCCTTCCATGCCGGTGCCCACCAGGGGCTGGTCGCAGCGGATGAGCGGCACGGCCTGGCGCTGCATGTTGGAGCCCATGAGCGCGCGGTTGGCGTCGTCGTGCTCCAGGAAGGGAATGAGCGCGGCGGACACCGACACGATCTGGCCGGGCGACACGTCCATGAGCGTGACCGTTTCGATGGGCACGGGGAGCTGGTCGCCCTTGATGCGCCCGTTGACGAAGGGCGTCATGAAGCGGTTCTCGGGGTCGAGCGGCGTGGAGGCCGCAGCCACCACCTCGTCGATCTCCCGGGTGGCGTCCATGTAGACCACTTCGTCGGTGACCTGGCTGTCCTTGACCACCAGATAGGGGGTCTCGATGAAGCCGAAGTCGTTCACCTTGGAGTAGGTGGTCAGGGAGACGATGAGGCCGATGTTCGGGCCTTCAGGCGTCTCGATGGGGCAGATGCGGCCGTAGTGGGAGGTGTGCACGTCGCGCACCTCGAAGCCGGCGCGCTCGCGGGTGAGGCCGCCGGGGCCAAGGGCGGAGAGCCTGCGCTTGTGGGTGACCTCGGAAAGCGGGTTGGTCTGGTCCATGAACTGGGAGAGCTGGGAGGTCCCGAAGAACTCCTTGAGCACGGCCGCCACCGGCTTGGGGTTGATGAGGTCGTGGGGCATGAGCGTGGCCACTTCCTGGAGGCTCATGCGTTCCTTGATGGCGCGCTCCATGCGCACGAGGCCAATGCGGTACTGGTTTTCAACAAGCTCGCCCACGGGACGCACGCGGCGGTTGCCCAGGTGGTCGATGTCGTCGGCGGGTCCGTGCGAGTCCTTCAGGAAGATCAGGTGTTTGATCGCCTTGAGGATATCGTCGTTGGAGAGCGTGCGGAAATCGAGCGGCTGATCGACCTTAAGGCGCGAGTTGAGCTTGTAGCGGCCCACGGGCGAGAGGTCGTAGTAATCCGGATTGCGGAAGAGGTTTTCAAAGAAGTTGGCCGCGATCTCCGGGGTCGGGGGCGAGCTGGGGCGCAGACGGCGGTAGATCTCCACCTGGGCGGCGGTGATGTCGGCGGTCTTGTCCAGCAGGAGGGTGTCGCGCAGGGAGCTGGAGACGTCCATGCCCTTGGTGAACAAGGTGGGGATGGAATCCACGCCCAGGTCGCGCAGGCGTTCGATGAGCGCGGGCGTCAGTTCGTCGCCGGGCTCGCAGACCACTTCGCCGGTGTTGGGGTCGGCGAAGTCCTTGGCCACGAAGAGGCCTTCAAGCGAGGCGGGATCGACGGGGATGCGGTCGATGCCCGCTTCCTGGATGAGCCTCCAGGCGCGCTTGGTGATAGGCTTGTCCACGCCGGCGATGACCTTGCCGTCCGTGCCGGGGATGTCCGCCCAGGCCTTCTCCTTGCGGTAGAAGTGGGGCTGCACCTCGCGGAACACGCGGTCGCCCTGGAAGAAGTAGTGCTCGATGTCGTAAAAATAGGTAAGGATATCGGTCTTGGACATCCCCATGGCTTTCAGGAGGATGGTGGCCGGCATCTTCCTGCGACGGTCGATGCGGACGTAGAGGATGTCCTTGTGGTCGAAATCGAAGTCGAGCCACGATCCGCGCATGGGAATCACGCGGCAGGAATAGAGCACCTTGCGGGAGGTGTGGGTCTTGCCGGAGTCGTGCTCGAAAATGATGCCGGGCGAGCGCTGGAGCTGGTTGACGATGACGCGCTCGGTGCCGTTGATGATGAAGGTTCCCTTCTCGGTCATCAGGGGGACGGTGCCGAAGTAGATCACCTGTTCCTTGATGTCGCGGATGGTGCGGTTTTCGGTCTCTTCGTCCACGTCGTAGA encodes:
- the rpoB gene encoding DNA-directed RNA polymerase subunit beta, encoding MAQLTKSFGKVDDSVTIPHLLNLQVDSYELFLQRDVPPASRADAGLEGVFRSVFPIEDFNKTASLEYVNYEIGEPKYDVPECISKGLTLEAPLRIKVRLVVYDVDEETENRTIRDIKEQVIYFGTVPLMTEKGTFIINGTERVIVNQLQRSPGIIFEHDSGKTHTSRKVLYSCRVIPMRGSWLDFDFDHKDILYVRIDRRRKMPATILLKAMGMSKTDILTYFYDIEHYFFQGDRVFREVQPHFYRKEKAWADIPGTDGKVIAGVDKPITKRAWRLIQEAGIDRIPVDPASLEGLFVAKDFADPNTGEVVCEPGDELTPALIERLRDLGVDSIPTLFTKGMDVSSSLRDTLLLDKTADITAAQVEIYRRLRPSSPPTPEIAANFFENLFRNPDYYDLSPVGRYKLNSRLKVDQPLDFRTLSNDDILKAIKHLIFLKDSHGPADDIDHLGNRRVRPVGELVENQYRIGLVRMERAIKERMSLQEVATLMPHDLINPKPVAAVLKEFFGTSQLSQFMDQTNPLSEVTHKRRLSALGPGGLTRERAGFEVRDVHTSHYGRICPIETPEGPNIGLIVSLTTYSKVNDFGFIETPYLVVKDSQVTDEVVYMDATREIDEVVAAASTPLDPENRFMTPFVNGRIKGDQLPVPIETVTLMDVSPGQIVSVSAALIPFLEHDDANRALMGSNMQRQAVPLIRCDQPLVGTGMEGAVAQDSGSCLLAEENGVVHYADAERIVVRYDNGLSPQTGGVKAYELLKFHKSNQNTCFGQQPRVLVNQRVKKGDVLADGPGIRDGELALGKNLLVAFMPWCGYNFEDSILISERVVKEDVFTSMHIEEFEVVARDTKLGPEEITRDIPNVGEEMLKNLDDCGIIRIGAKVKPEDILVGKITPKGETQLTPEEKLLRAIFGDKARDVKNTSLKVPPGIEGTVIDVRVFNRRSGEKDDRTKQIEDAELNKIDIKEGQHIDGITTQMRARIWEFAQGKSIGQTLMGKKKGEVLVEAGHPIRQDVFDTLPVKKLANLFQSKDINDRIADLLESYERQVRFVKDVYESKRGKAVEGDDLPPGVIKMVKVYVAVKRKLQVGDKMAGRHGNKGVVSCILPAEDMPFFADGSPVDIVLNPLGVPSRMNIGQIMETHLGWAAKELGHQLATMVEQGLHVKDLREQVKKTFESPLTDKLVDELEDAEFVAAVKKLRQGIVCKTPVFDGASEEEIWGWLVKAGLPEDGKARLYDGRTGEAFHRSVTVGIMYMLKLHHLVDEKIHARSTGPYSLVTQQPLGGKAQFGGQRLGEMEVWALEAYGASYLLQEFLTVKSDDVGGRVKMYEKIVKGDNFLEAGLPESFNVLVKELMSLGLDVDLIQDEKKMKAAARR